The sequence CTTCGTGGCGCTGGCCCTGGTGCCCATCGCGGCCGGCCAGATCGGCCTGCTGGGCATCCTCGCCTGGACGAACGAGCCCTTCAGCTTCCTGTCGCTCATGGCCATCCCCATCTCGCTTGGAGTCAGCGTGGACACGGCCCTGAACCTGCTGCACCGGGCCCGCCTGGAATCAGGCGCCGCTGCGAAAGTGGCCAGGGTGAACGCGGTTTGCGCAGGCACCACACTGGCGGGATTCGGAGGCCTCATCTTCAGCAGCTACCGCGGCCTCCGGAGCCTGGGCATCGCCTGCGTCGGGGGTGTGGCCCTCGCCTTGCTCATCACCCAATGGGTGCTGCCCTGGCTGCTGGAGAAGTGGCCCCTGCAAAAGGAACGGCTTTGAATCCGCTGAAGGCTGGCCTGGACGCCCGGCTGGCGGCGGGTCCAGTTCCCGCGGCCGAGGTGATGGCCTTGGCCCTCTATCATCCGCAGCACGGGTACTACCGCCGGGCGGTCGGACCCTGGGGGTTCGAAGGCAAGGACTACTACACCGCGCTTGACCTGGGCCCCTTGCTGGGACAAGCGCTGGCGTTGCGCCTGGAGCAGGCCTGGGAACGGCTTGGCCGCCCCCCGGAATTCACGGTGCTGGAACCTGGCGCGGGCCGTGGCTGGCTGGGCAGGGACATTCTCGACGCGGCCACGGGGCCCTTCGCGGCTTCGCTGCGGTACATCCATCGCGATGACAACCAGGCGGCCCGGACAGCCGCGGCAGAGGCGTTGGCGCCTTTTCTCGCCACGGGCCGCGCGGCGTTCATGGCTGAAGCGGAATGCCTCAAACCCTTCCATGGCGCGGTCCTCAGCAACGAGTTGTTCGATGCCCTCCCCGCGCAGCCCTGGCGCTGGGACGGAACCCGCTGGGTCCGGGAAGTGCTCACGCAGAACGGGCCGGAATGGCACGCCCACGAAGAGCCCGCCAGCGCCGCCTGGTTCGAATCCCAGGGAGATGGGCTCGAGCCAGGTGATGGAAATGTGTGGTGCGAAGCGCTTCCCCAGGTGGCCTCGGCCCTTGCGGCGGGTCTGCGGGCGGGGCTGTTCATCACCATCGACTATGGCGACCGGGCCTCCCATTTGCTGGCCAAGGGCGCAGATCTCCGCCGTTTCAAGGGCCATGCGGTGGATGGCAGGTGGTGGGAGGGCCTCGGCGAGTGCGACCTCACCGCGGACGTCGATTTCACAAGGCTCTCAAGGATCCTCGATGAGCTCGGGCTGACGGAGGTCGCCCACGAATCCCTGAGCCGCTGGATCCGCGCCCACGCGCCTCTCGCGCAATGGGAGGCTCAATGGCAGGAGCTGGCGGCTCCCGCCCGGATCAAGCGCATGGAGAACCTGCTGCAGCTCACCATGCCCGGCATGATGGGGGAGCGGTTCCGCGTGCTCGAAGCCTGGCGGCCGGAGGATCCGCGGCGCTAGAGCGTGGCCTTCTCCCGCAGGCTTGAACTCCAATGTCCTGTGAGGCCGGAAAGGTCCGCGGCCAAAAGCGCCTCTTCCGGATGCTGCTTCGCGTGGCGGAAGGCGTTCAACACCCTTGCCACGGACCATCCGGGATTCGGGCGTTCCAGCAGCGCCAAGCCATCGCCTGCCTGCACCTGCCCCTCTTGCAGAACGCGCAGATACCACCCGCCCCTCGCGGTTTCCCAGACTAGAAGCACCACGTCATTCCGCTGGAACCGCCGTGCCAGCGTGGCGCAGGGTTGGCGCGGGTGGGAGATTTGCACGACCGCTCCGCCAGGCTTCCCGATGGCGAACACATCCCCGATGCAGGCCTCCTGGTCCGTAAGGCCCGCCAGCAGGAAATTTTCTCCGAAGGCGCCGGGATCCGCATCGAGGCCAGAGGCCTGCCAGAGCGGGTAGTGTTCCGACGCATAGGCCAGCACCGCCTGGTCCGGCCCGCCATGGTGGCGTGTGTCCGCAACTTCATCGCCGGCCAGGCCCAGGCGGGTGAGCTGCCGCGGACACGCGACCGGCGTTTTGAAAATGGCCGAACGCCAAGGGCGCCACGGGCCGCCGAGAGGATCCTCCGCGCCCATGGAGCCGCTGGCGTCCAGATTCATCGCTTTCCCCACCCGGATCTGGACCAGGTCCGCTGCGGGCCCCTGCATGGGTCTATTTCTTCTTGGTTGGCGTTGCCTGGCCGGGGGCCAGCTTCTTGCCCAGGTTCTCCATGTAGAGCTGGAGGATGCGGCCGCTCTCCAGATCCACGGTCGTCTGCTTGGCCAAGTAGGCCTGGCCTTCCTTGGAGGAGAAGAACTTGTTGAGGGCCTTCACGTCGCCGAGAGAATAGTAGTGGTCGTAGACATGGACCAGCAGGTTGCCCACCACGTTGGGCGTGGCCCCTTTTTCCAATTCATCGAACACCCTCGGATCCACCTTCGGGTTGGCCTTTTTCGTTTCCGCCAGGCTTTGTTTGATGGCGTCGACGTTCTTGGCCACGACGCCGGTGGTGTTCAACAACTTCGCGATGGCCTCGCCCTTGGCCTTGTCGACGACTTTTTCGGTGGGGGCGGGTTTCGGGGCGGCGGCGGATTTGGCGGTGGCCTGCTTGGTGTCGGCGGAAAGGCCGGCCGCGGAGAACAGAGCCGCGGCGGCAAGGGCAGTGGCGCAAAGGGATTTAACAGACATTCCTGAACTCCTTGAGAGGTGAAGTGAATTTAACCCAACCGATGATTGTCCCACCAAGCCTGGCCTTCCGCCACATCAGAGGCGATCTGGGCCCGCAGGGTTTCGATGCTGCCGAAGCGCCGCTCGCCGCGGATGCGGTGCAGGAAGCGCAGTTCCATGGAAGCGCCGTACAGGTCCCCATCGAACCCGGGCAGGTAGGTTTCCACCGAAAGGACCTGCCCGGAGAAAGTGGGCTTCTCGCCAATGTTCGTCAAACCCAGGCGGGGAGATTCCCAGTACCGGCTCCGCACTTCGACCACGTAGACACCGAAGGCCGGCAGTTGTTCTTGTTCCCAGCGCAGGTTCGCCGTGGGATACCCGAGATGGCGGCCCCGCCGCTCTCCTTCGATGACGATTCCCGTCAGGGCATAGGGATGGCCGAGCAGCACCGCCGCCTGGGCCACATCCCCGGCATTCAACGCCTGGCGGATGCGCGTGCTGGACAGGCGCCCGCCATCGGGAGCTTTGAGGGCATGGGCGAAGACCGTGCAGCGGGCCTGCCTGCCCCAGGCCTCCAGCGTATGGAAATCCCCCGCGCGGTTCCGCCCAAAGGCGAAGGCGCGGCCCACATGCAGTTCCACTGGGGACAAGGCGCGTTTGATCTCATGCAGGAAGGCGCTGGGGCTCAATTCGGAGAAGGACCGGGAAAAAGGCACCACCCAGGCCAGGTCCATGCCGGCGGCGGCGAATTCGGCGAGACGCTGCTGGAGGGTCATGAGCAGCAGAGGCTTGCGTTCCGGCGCCACCACGACCGTGGGATGGGGGTCGAAGGTGACGACGGCGGCGGGCAGCTTCTGCTCCCTCGCCCGGGAAGCGGCATGTTCCAGCAATTCGCGGTGGCCCCGATGGACGCCATCGAAATTCCCGAGCGTCACCACATGCGGACCCGCCGCGGGCGCAGCTTCCAGCTTGTGGTGCCAGACCTCCATCACTCTCCTTCTTCGGAGACGGCGGGCCAGGCCAAGCTGATCGCCACACTCAGGACCAGAACCGCGAGGATCACCAGGAGCGAGACCATCGTCGGGATTTTGATCCACTCGGCGATGCACATTTTGACGCCCACGAAAGCCAGGATGACCGCAAGCCCCGTCTTGAGCCGGTGGAAGCGGTCCATCATCTTCGCCAGCAGGAAGTACAGGCTCCTAAGGCCCAGGATGGCAAATACGTTCGAGGTGTAGACGACGAAGGGATCGCGCGTGACGGCCAGCACGGCGGGAATGGAATCCACGGCGAACACCACGTCGGTGATCTCCACGCTCAGGAGCACCAGGAGCATGGGCGTGGCGAAACGGCGGCCCTCCTTGAAGGTGAAGAAGTGTTCAAGGCCCCCCTTCTCATCAAAGGGAATCATCCGCTTGAACAACCGCACCGCCGGGTGCTCGGAAGGATCCCGCTCCTCATCCTCGGTGACCAGCATCTTGATCCCGGTGAACACCAGGAAGCCGCCAAAGACGTAGATCATCCATTCGAACCGGTGCAGGAGCGCGGTTCCCGCCAGGATCATGCCCGCGCGCATCAACAGCGCGCCCAGCACGCCCCAGAAGAGGACCCGGTGTTGATGCCTCAATTCCACCCGGAAACTGGCAAAAATCAGCACGAAGACAAACAGGTTGTCCACGCTCAGGGACTTCTCCAGCAGATAGGCCGTGAGCCATTCCAGGCCCTCCTGGGGGCCCTTCGCCTTGAATATCAGCAGGTTGAAGACCAGGGCCAGCGTGATCCAGACGCTGCTCCAGACCGCGGCCTCCTTCACGCTTGGGGCATGGACCTTCCGGTTGAACACCCCCAGATCCAATGCGAGCATCGCGAACACGAAAACATGGAATCCCAGCCAAGCCCACCAAGGTGCCGCATTTAATAAGATTTCGACCAAGAATCCTCCCATTCCAGTCTACAGGCCTTGAGAATGGGGTATGAGCTTGCCGCGGCTGATCGTCTCCACTCCGGGCCCCAATCACGAAGGCCGGCTGCTAGTCCTGGCTCCCGACCAGGCTCGGCATCTGCATGCGCTCCGGATGAAGCCCGGGGCCGCCTTGGAGCTGTTGCTGGAGGATGGCCCCTGGCAGGCGGATCTCACGGGAATAGCCCGGGATGCGGCCCAGGTCCGGCTCATATCGCCCCTGCAGGAAGTCCGGGAAGCGCCGGTCGACATCCATGCCTGCCTGCCCATCACGACCCACCTGGCCACCTGGGAGGATTGGCTGCCCCCGCTCGTGGAGCTGGGCGCGACGCACATCCACCCCATCATTTACGCCCGGAGCGAATTCGATGCCCGCCGGACGCTGGGCAAGGCGGAGCGGTGGTCCCGGCTTATTTCCTCTGCGGTGGAACAGAGCCATCGGAGCCGGATTCCCAAGTTGTTTCCCGCGCAACCCTTCGAGTTCCTGCTGGAATGCAACATTCCCCAACGCTGGGTCGCTTATGAAGCCGCCACGGACACCGCCAATCCGGCCCTGGGCCTGGAGGCCCTGGCCTTCACCTGCGGACCCGAAGGCGGGATCGCCGATCGGGAAATCGCGGCGCTGAGAGGCGCCGGTTGGCAGCCTGTCTGCCTGGGGCGCAGCATCCTCCGGGCGGCCACCGCCCCCATCGCCATGCTAGGCGCCATCCAATTCCAGTTGAACCGCTAGGCGCCGAAAAAGCGGAGCGCGAAGCAAGAGCCGCAGGCTCCCTCATCGGAACCTAGTCAGGCCATTCAGCCCTTCACCACGACCCAGATTCCCACGGCGATGAAGGCTCCGCCCGCGATGTAGCGGATCAGGTGCTCGGGAACCACGCGGAACAGGGCCTCCCCCACGGTGACGCCGATGGCCGTGGCGACGATGAGGGCGGCGCTGGCGGCCAGGAAGACCGTGAGCATCGCGCCGCTCTTGGCGGTGGCGGTCATGGCCGCAAGCTGGGTCTTGTCCCCCAGCTCCGCCAAAAAAACCGTCGCGAAGGTGGACCAGAATAGCGATCGCGTCATAGGGCCTCCGCGACCATGTTAAATCAGAAACGGCGCGCGACTGACCCAGCGCGGCAGTCTTTCAGACGCCCAATGACAGCTCAGGAGGCGACCAGGGCCTTCAATTCGTCGTTTCCGTATTCAGACGCGCAACTCACCACGATGGCGCAATGTCCGGGCTGGCTGGGGGGGAGCTCCACATGCCCATGGAAGATGCCCTCGTCGTCGGTCTTGCCATTGAGCAGCGGCGCGGCTTTCTTTAGGCTCGAGATGAGCCGGATGGCCACGTCGGCGCCACGCACGGGATTCTGGCTGTTGGTCAGGCGGGCGCGCATCTGAACGTCGAAGAGCTTGCCGAAGACCGGCGCCAGGGGTTTCTCGAGCACCAGTTCCAGGGTGTCCACCTCGCCCTCCTGCTGCAGGAACTCGAGGATGGCCTGGTCGAGGCTGCGCTCATTGAAGACCTGCTGCTCCTGGAGATCAGGCGGCGTGCTGTCGTACTTGCCGTTCTTGATATCCCGGATGATGGCTTTGTGCTGCTCGTCCATCCGGAGCTGGATCGCGGCATCGGATACCGGGGGATTGGCCAGCATGTCTTCGTAGGAAGACCTGTAGCTGTCGAGGATCTCGCCGCCCACATAGATCAGGGTTTCAATCTTCGGATTGGAGAATCCTTTATCCTCGGTCTGGATATGGTAGATCCGATTGCCGTGCCGGACGTCGGTGTTGTAGCCAGTGATCATTCCGTTGAGCCTATGCGCGAATTCAATGGGAAACCGGGGCCGGTTCCAGGGTGTGGGTATGAGCGGTGCCGTTGACTGGAACTAACGTGGCAATTTCTCGGCCAACTCCGGCATCAACTCCCATGCTATCTCACGAAGGGCCTGATCACCCAGCCTGGCCACCACGGCTTTTGCCAAGGCATCCATCAAGACTGGATCTGACATGAGCACTTGCACCAGGGCGCCCGCATCGCGCGGGAGTTCCCCGCCGGAAGCTGCGACAGGGAGCCCGGGCGTGGGCATGGCGATGGCGGGAGCGGGCATTGGAACCGCGGTGGGGCCAGGCGCAGGCTCAGACACGGCTGGGAGGGCATAGGCGGAAACAGACGGGAAGGCCGAATCCTCATGGAATTCAGCCTGCGGCAAGGCCTCCTCGAACACGGGTTGCGCAGGCCTTTCGTAATCCGGCATCTCGGTGGCGATGGTTTCGAAATCCGGTGCCTCGCCAAGATCTGCCAACGCATGCGCAGGGATGTCCTCGGAGAGGACTTCATGGGGGGGGAAGCCTGGCGCCTCGGGTGCACGAGCGGCGATGGCCTGGGCGTAGGTCGCCAAGCCCGGGATGGCCAACGTGTCCTCTTCAAGCATTTCGTCCGTGAAAGCAGGGGCTTGGGCCGCCAGGGGAGGTTCCGCATGAAGGCCGGCTCCGGCT comes from Holophagaceae bacterium and encodes:
- a CDS encoding bifunctional riboflavin kinase/FAD synthetase, giving the protein MEVWHHKLEAAPAAGPHVVTLGNFDGVHRGHRELLEHAASRAREQKLPAAVVTFDPHPTVVVAPERKPLLLMTLQQRLAEFAAAGMDLAWVVPFSRSFSELSPSAFLHEIKRALSPVELHVGRAFAFGRNRAGDFHTLEAWGRQARCTVFAHALKAPDGGRLSSTRIRQALNAGDVAQAAVLLGHPYALTGIVIEGERRGRHLGYPTANLRWEQEQLPAFGVYVVEVRSRYWESPRLGLTNIGEKPTFSGQVLSVETYLPGFDGDLYGASMELRFLHRIRGERRFGSIETLRAQIASDVAEGQAWWDNHRLG
- a CDS encoding MOSC domain-containing protein, with product MQGPAADLVQIRVGKAMNLDASGSMGAEDPLGGPWRPWRSAIFKTPVACPRQLTRLGLAGDEVADTRHHGGPDQAVLAYASEHYPLWQASGLDADPGAFGENFLLAGLTDQEACIGDVFAIGKPGGAVVQISHPRQPCATLARRFQRNDVVLLVWETARGGWYLRVLQEGQVQAGDGLALLERPNPGWSVARVLNAFRHAKQHPEEALLAADLSGLTGHWSSSLREKATL
- a CDS encoding SAM-dependent methyltransferase encodes the protein MAPAKGTALNPLKAGLDARLAAGPVPAAEVMALALYHPQHGYYRRAVGPWGFEGKDYYTALDLGPLLGQALALRLEQAWERLGRPPEFTVLEPGAGRGWLGRDILDAATGPFAASLRYIHRDDNQAARTAAAEALAPFLATGRAAFMAEAECLKPFHGAVLSNELFDALPAQPWRWDGTRWVREVLTQNGPEWHAHEEPASAAWFESQGDGLEPGDGNVWCEALPQVASALAAGLRAGLFITIDYGDRASHLLAKGADLRRFKGHAVDGRWWEGLGECDLTADVDFTRLSRILDELGLTEVAHESLSRWIRAHAPLAQWEAQWQELAAPARIKRMENLLQLTMPGMMGERFRVLEAWRPEDPRR
- a CDS encoding 16S rRNA (uracil(1498)-N(3))-methyltransferase, translated to MSLPRLIVSTPGPNHEGRLLVLAPDQARHLHALRMKPGAALELLLEDGPWQADLTGIARDAAQVRLISPLQEVREAPVDIHACLPITTHLATWEDWLPPLVELGATHIHPIIYARSEFDARRTLGKAERWSRLISSAVEQSHRSRIPKLFPAQPFEFLLECNIPQRWVAYEAATDTANPALGLEALAFTCGPEGGIADREIAALRGAGWQPVCLGRSILRAATAPIAMLGAIQFQLNR
- a CDS encoding TMEM165/GDT1 family protein produces the protein MTRSLFWSTFATVFLAELGDKTQLAAMTATAKSGAMLTVFLAASAALIVATAIGVTVGEALFRVVPEHLIRYIAGGAFIAVGIWVVVKG
- a CDS encoding TerC family protein, which encodes MGGFLVEILLNAAPWWAWLGFHVFVFAMLALDLGVFNRKVHAPSVKEAAVWSSVWITLALVFNLLIFKAKGPQEGLEWLTAYLLEKSLSVDNLFVFVLIFASFRVELRHQHRVLFWGVLGALLMRAGMILAGTALLHRFEWMIYVFGGFLVFTGIKMLVTEDEERDPSEHPAVRLFKRMIPFDEKGGLEHFFTFKEGRRFATPMLLVLLSVEITDVVFAVDSIPAVLAVTRDPFVVYTSNVFAILGLRSLYFLLAKMMDRFHRLKTGLAVILAFVGVKMCIAEWIKIPTMVSLLVILAVLVLSVAISLAWPAVSEEGE
- a CDS encoding DUF2059 domain-containing protein, whose amino-acid sequence is MSVKSLCATALAAAALFSAAGLSADTKQATAKSAAAPKPAPTEKVVDKAKGEAIAKLLNTTGVVAKNVDAIKQSLAETKKANPKVDPRVFDELEKGATPNVVGNLLVHVYDHYYSLGDVKALNKFFSSKEGQAYLAKQTTVDLESGRILQLYMENLGKKLAPGQATPTKKK